From Arachis stenosperma cultivar V10309 chromosome 2, arast.V10309.gnm1.PFL2, whole genome shotgun sequence, one genomic window encodes:
- the LOC130957869 gene encoding 60S acidic ribosomal protein P3-like — MEVFTFVLRKSGAEWTVKQHSGDIEDSASSTYDLQRKLVNAARAADSSGSVQSSFSFVSPSSAVFQVVVGGAVFVGGGAVAAAPAGGAAAESAAAPAAEKKEEKVEKEEDEDFGMSLFD; from the coding sequence ATGGAAGTATTCACATTCGTTCTCCGCAAATCCGGCGCCGAGTGGACTGTGAAGCAGCACTCCGGCGACATCGAGGACTCCGCCTCCTCCACCTACGACCTTCAACGCAAGCTCGTCAATGCCGCTCGCGCCGCTGATTCCTCCGGCTCCGTTCAGTCCTCTTTCTCTTTCGTTTCTCCCTCCTCTGCTGTCTTCCAGGTGGTTGTGGGTGGTGCAGTCTTCGTTGGAGGTGGTGCTGTTGCTGCTGCTCCTGCTGGTGGTGCTGCCGCAGAGAGCGCCGCCGCCCCTGCTGccgagaagaaagaagagaaggtcGAGAAAGAGGAAGACGAAGATTTTGGAATGTCACTCTTTGATTAA
- the LOC130960968 gene encoding dirigent protein 16-like translates to MLIRSLFTASMAMLITVAQWEVIGVSAIDPIAATGKEPIIELYMHDIQGGSSPTARPVTGLLGNIYSGQVPFAMPIGFNIPQGQTAVPNANGALPTVNGVFGIPLGTGLAGTSFAGDSGNNNNQNNAQLQLGPDGLGLGFGTITVIDDVLTAQPELGSQIVGKAQGVYVASSADGSRQMMTFTALFEGGEYGDSLNFYGLYKIGSTMSQLSVIGGTGKFKNASGFAELRALIPPGQVSTDGAETLLRITVHLNY, encoded by the coding sequence ATGTTGATAAGATCATTATTTACAGCTTCAATGGCAATGTTAATTACCGTTGCTCAATGGGAAGTGATTGGTGTATCCGCAATTGACCCGATTGCAGCCACGGGAAAAGAACCAATCATTGAGTTGTACATGCACGACATTCAAGGAGGAAGCAGCCCAACAGCTAGGCCGGTTACCGGCTTGCTGGGCAACATTTACAGCGGGCAAGTGCCTTTTGCGATGCCAATAGGATTCAACATCCCGCAAGGTCAGACTGCTGTCCCCAATGCCAATGGTGCTCTTCCAACTGTCAACGGAGTATTCGGGATCCCACTTGGAACCGGCTTGGCTGGTACAAGCTTTGCAGGAGACTCAGGCAACAATAACAACCAGAATAATGCCCAGTTGCAGTTAGGACCTGATGGTTTGGGACTTGGTTTCGGCACAATCACTGTAATTGATGATGTTTTAACGGCTCAACCAGAGCTGGGGTCACAAATAGTTGGGAAAGCTCAAGGAGTGTACGTGGCGAGTTCGGCAGATGGGAGTAGACAGATGATGACATTTACCGCCTTGTTCGAAGGAGGGGAGTATGGAGACAGCCTTAACTTCTATGGCCTCTACAAGATAGGGAGCACCATGTCGCAGTTATCAGTGATCGGGGGCACAGGAAAGTTCAAGAACGCAAGCGGTTTTGCAGAGCTCAGAGCTCTTATCCCCCCAGGACAGGTTTCCACTGATGGAGCAGAGACATTGCTAAGAATCACTGTCCATTTGAACTACTAA
- the LOC130963003 gene encoding uncharacterized protein LOC130963003 — translation MGLEQSTPQELRSFSDWILQIGEGRCGTVVNDKLFVDIPSDLIIPVLENSVEYIVNTIYPNLIQNFRDPSFFQDRAILAPTVDNVEEINNYIVDLLPGEEKNYLNADSICGSDVYSDVDVDWINVEFLNQIRCSGLSNHSLKLKIGVPIILLRNIDPAGGLCNGTRLVVRDLGRNVIGADIVSGSNVGDKVFINRMNMISSDTVIPFKFQRRQFPVSLSFAMTINKSQGQTLSTVGLFLRRPVFCHGQLYVAVSRVRNRNGLKILLCDDRLADPIRTENVVFTEVFDKI, via the coding sequence ATGGGATTGGAACAATCAACTCCTCAGGAGTTAAGGTCATTTTCAGATTGGATACTTCAAATCGGTGAAGGTCGATGTGGAACAGTGGTCAATGATAAACTTTTTGTTGATATTCCTTCTGATCTAATCATTCCTGTCTTGGAAAATTCAGTGGAATATATTGTAAATACAATCTATCCGAATTTGATTCAGAATTTTCGTGATCCAAGTTTTTTCCAGGATAGGGCAATTTTGGCTCCGACTGTCGATAATGTTGAAgagataaataattatatagttGACTTGTTGCCTGGGGAGGAGAAAAATTATCTCAATGCTGATTCGATATGTGGTAGTGATGTCTATTCTGATGTTGATGTTGATTGGATAAATGTTGAATTCTTGAATCAAATTAGGTGTTCTGGTCTATCTAATCATTCGTTGAAGTTGAAAATAGGCGTGCCTATTATTTTGTTGAGGAATATTGATCCAGCTGGGGGTTTGTGTAATGGGACTCGACTTGTTGTGCGAGATTTAGGGAGAAATGTGATCGGTGCGGATATTGTTTCTGGTAGCAATGTTGGGGATAAAGTTTTTATCAATAGAATGAATATGATTTCCAGTGATACGGTTATACCGTTTAAATTCCAACGCCGTCAGTTTCCGGTTTCTCTGTCGTTTGCGATGACAATAAACAAAAGCCAGGGTCAGACATTATCAACAGTTGGTTTGTTCTTGCGTCGTCCTGTGTTTTGTCACGGTCAACTTTATGTAGCTGTTTCCCGAGTTAGGAATAGAAATGGTCTTAAGATTTTACTTTGTGATGATAGATTAGCTGATCCTATCAGGACTGAGAATGTTGTATTTACGGAAGTTTTTGATAAGATATAA